atgggtgactggaagtgatgcagaccattacattgatggaagttacaatctatctgcaatattaagctgatctaccccctaaaaaaaaggtTAAGAGGCTGTGTTTTGATGCAAGACAGCTTCAAGGTTAaagctacccactgggcacagacttcaGCTCAACgtgtagttttgatttacatttggttgagttgtcaactaatgtgaattcaacatgaaatcaatcattcaccatgtcattggatttcgGTAAACATTTATGTGAAAAAAAGACacaattcccttacgttgatgactttaaAAAAATCCAATCCGTTTTCGACGTtggattcaacgtcatcacattttattttattttttacatcgaAATGAAAtgtaaacaacgttgattcaaccagtttttttttctcccagTGATTAATATTGAAATGACTTTCCTTTATTTCAGGTGGCATTGCTGCGAGCCCATGCTGGAGAGAATCTTCTGATTGGAGCTGCAAAGAGGTCTATGTTGTACAAGGACCTCCTGTTACTAGGTAAAGTGAAGATAAGATATTAGCTACTGTACACCATCTAATTGCTCCAGGATCACCATTGATAATGGtagaccctggctgtgaccccactctccaagggtgtctcagggggagttggtttatgaaaaaaacacatttcaatttatttttattttattttaccttcatttaactaggcaagtcagttaagaacaaattcttatttacaatgacggcctacaccggccaaacccggacaacgctgggccaattgtgcgccgccctatgggactcccaatcacggccggttgtgatacagcctggaatagaaccagggggtctgtagtgacacctcaagcactgagatgcagtgccttagaccactgcgccactcgggagcccaattaaCGCATGCGTATTAGTACATTCTTGTActaatataagcacccaccaaaggattattattattattacatcacATCATATAATAGTTGTGTAATATAATAGACTAGTTATATAACAGTTATGCTAGCAATATGGGGGGGGATCGTCAAACATCACAGAGTGATTCTGCCCTACATGACAATTATTGGTTTCTGTTCCTTATAGGAAATGACCACATTATTCCCCGGAACTGCCCGGAGTTGGAAGTGAGCCGAGTAGCAGTGAGGATTCTGGACGAGCTAGTGCTGTCCTTCCAGGAGCTCCAGATAGACGACAATGAATACGCTTGTTTGAAAGCCATTGTTTTCTTTGATCCAGGTATTACATGGAACACAACGTCACTTTTAAAATGAACAGCCTATCGTCCGATTCAAACAGTGAGACATCATATGAAGCATTCTAGGGCAGTAACCAGTGAGTAACCAGTTGCAAAACAAAAACTATGTAACCAGTGAGTAACTAAACTAGTGACTAAGAATGCCTGTTATATGAGCAATGTGACCAGGTAGCGAGTGACCAAGCTGTTGACCAAATGCCTACTCTCTCCTGCTCCAGATGCCAAAGGTCTGAGTGAACCAGGTAAGATCAAGCGGATGCGTTACCAGGTTCAGGTCAGCCTAGAGGACTACATCAACGACCGGCAGTATGAGTCCCGGGGACGCTTCGGAGAGTTGCTCCTGCTGCTGCCTACACTACAGAGCATCACCTGGCAGATGATCGAACAAATACAGTTTGTCAAACTCTTTGGCATGGCCAAGATTGACAACCTGCTCCAAGAGATGCTCTTAGGAGGTTAGACATCTTGATATTGttacaaataaacaaaaaaatctaaatctaTTGCCAAATGTAATGCCAAAAGAATTTATCACAAACAACTTtctgtgagttctattggctaGAGAAGTTTACACTCTTCAATAGGATAGAATGCTAGTTGGTTATCATACTGTATTACCAATGGACAGCATCACAGTGAAGGAGGAAACTAACTGTTTGGGGGgttggtgtatgttgtgttgttttCCTCAGGTTCTACTAATGAGGCACCTCACACACCACACTCTCTGCATCCACATCTGGTTCAGGAACACCTTAGCAACAATGTCATCGTGGCTAGCAACATGGCTACTTCCATCCACAACGGCCAAATCTGTGAGTACCAATAACTACATGCCAGACCCCAAATGTCCAACTCTAAGTGTCGGTTCCCCAgagacagattaagcctagtcctggactaaaaagcactgaAAGCTGTGTCTGGGACACCGACCCCAAAATTAGACAATAAAATGCTTGAAATTCTCAACCAACGATGAGCTCAGTGGCATCAATCTACTCCCATGTGCAACAGAGTCAGGTAGTTGGAAGGACAAACAAGCTTGGCGGAATAATCCACTAAGAAGTTATTCAGAGAGACTAATCAGGCTTACTTTGTCaaagaaaatgtattttattttttcttaaCATTTTTAATGCCCTCAGAAGATTTCACAAAATACTTATTCATtgtctgaatatatatatatatatatatatatatatatatatatatatatatatatatatagccacaAGGtaaatatgttgatttgtttgttAACCTGACTAGCTGCGTAGTTTAGTGAATTCCTCCACTAATGGATTCTTTCTGGTTTGTTGCAACCACTCCTGGAACCCcaatcccctctcctcccacagCCTCCAGTTCAGAACACTATAAAATGGCTCAAGGGGTTATAGCCACTGTGCCCAAGAATCCTATCTCCATCCCTCAGCCCACCATCACCAAGCAAGAAGCCATCTAACACAGAACTGGACCCCACAAACCCGTCCAACAAAGCATTCACAATTTCACCATCTTCGCTAGCTTCTCGGTTTCTCTGTAAACATGCTCAGTATAAAGGTGCAACAATAATTCTCACATGTgagaaatacatattttccaaaAATCTCAGGAGTGTACTGTACAGTTAGGTTACATTAGTCAACTAGCCCCCACCTGAGATACTGTACATACGGTAGCCCTACTCATATTGTTGCATGTAGTATCAAGCTGACACAGTAAACTGCTAAACAACCTCATTTGTGGGCAATATGATATGCTCTTTGACATAGTTGTACAGGTTATCTATACCCTTATACACAGAGTTCAAATTATGAATGGGTAAATAAAATATAACTGTATACATATTAGATAGGTTTCTTAATCACATTGAAATTGTATGAATGTTACAAACAGGCCTTATATCTGTGATGAGGCAGATCATGATGTTAGTGTTACACAGTCTTTTCAAAGACTGTTGTCAATGGCAATACAAGTCTTGTTGACTGATATAGTCACTCACAACTTGTACCCAGAAATAAGAATATAACGACATTGTCATGTTTTGAAATAATGTAATTATGTGACAGACGGAGATATACAGGTATGATAGGTAGTCAATTGGTTCTGAAAGGACAAATTTAACTTTTTTAAGTTATCTTGTACTTGCTGTATGACAGTTGTGTTGCATTGAAATCCAGGTTTAAGATATCCCTGTCTATATACACTGGAAATCGCTAGTTGTGTAGTAAAACAAAGTAAAACGCTTAAATGTTCGAATTAAAACAGCTCAGTTCATTTAATACTGTATACTTTCTGTGGAGCCACTTTATAAATGTTTAAGGCATTCACAGTGTTTTACCcatttcaaatatatttttttgcagtttCACTGTAAAGACCTGGTAGTGTTTTTTGTTTGACCATGGAATGTTATTTTGTCATGGTATTATAACTACATGACAGAATACATGTTGCCTTGCCATCTGTACTTCCTTATACTGCAAAGATGGGCAATATGTTTCACCTTACAATGTGAAGATGAATAAAATGTCAAGGtttatttttacattacattgtaCTGTGCTTTATTTCAATAAGAGCAGatgttaaagtacaaaaggatATGTAACCTTATACTGTAGGAGATTAACTGTAAATGTAGCAGGATAACTTCTGTTAAACCTTTATGTCAGGAGGAAAAATATCATGTTTTGTTAACATTATTTCAGAGGTCTTCCCCTGTCACACTGACACTTTGCTGGCTTAGTCAATATTGTACAAGTTAAGTGAATGAACAAACTAGATGGTTTGTTATCTTCATTTTACTATCCTGAGTTATTACTAAACTATGATTATGAAGATGAAGATAGCTTACAATCAAGATGAGTATTTCTCAATGATTATGCTATTGTAATATGGATGAAAGCCAATGGCCATAATGGTATCCAATGTTTCTTTATCAAGGACAGGTTAACCCTGGCTAAAGATTTGAAGTGACATTTCAAAACCAGTTTGAACTGCTTGTTGGCTGTTTTTTAATCTCTGACCACTGGGCATAGacttcaattcaacgtctattccaggttggttcaacgtaatttcattgaaatgacctgGAAAAAATGTTGATACAGCCAGTATGTGGCCAGTGGGGGACGAATGATTCAAGCTGTGGCCTACGTGGCAGTGCATGGTCAGGATAATTAATACAAGAGGTGTGTTTCTTCAGGCTGATAAAATGTCATAAAGTAATTGCAGATAGAGGTGAAAGAAAGCAGGCGCCTCACTTCAAAGCTTCTCAAATATTTCCACTTGAGTAAAGAAAAAAGTCAGTGATATCTTCCTCACTATTAATGCCTTTTATGATGGGTTAAGGACAAGGcatttcatcataggtgcacccACCCAACTCTTTTTTTTCTAGCATGTTATATGTAGCCTATCGCTGCCCCCTccccattccattccattccattcatcACAATAGGCCTACTATGAGTTTGTTATTGTGGTCAATAGGTTATTTGGAGTAGTGTTGTCTTAAAGGCATGTTCAGGAGCATGGAACAGCAACAATGCAATATAATAGGCTATGGTCT
This portion of the Coregonus clupeaformis isolate EN_2021a chromosome 24, ASM2061545v1, whole genome shotgun sequence genome encodes:
- the LOC121537950 gene encoding hepatocyte nuclear factor 4-alpha-like isoform X2, with translation MDMADYSDALDPAYTTLEFENMQVLSMGSDSSPAESANMNAANHLGAGTLCAICGDRATGKHYGASSCDGCKGFFRRSVRKNHMYSCRFSRQCIVDKDKRNQCRYCRLKKCFRAGMKKEAVQNERDRISTRRSSYEDSSLPSINALIQADVLSRQISSPGPILNGDIRTKKIATITDVCESMKQQLLVLVEWAKYIPAFCDLPLDDQVALLRAHAGENLLIGAAKRSMLYKDLLLLGNDHIIPRNCPELEVSRVAVRILDELVLSFQELQIDDNEYACLKAIVFFDPDAKGLSEPGKIKRMRYQVQVSLEDYINDRQYESRGRFGELLLLLPTLQSITWQMIEQIQFVKLFGMAKIDNLLQEMLLGGSTNEAPHTPHSLHPHLVQEHLSNNVIVASNMATSIHNGQISSSSEHYKMAQGVIATVPKNPISIPQPTITKQEAI
- the LOC121537950 gene encoding hepatocyte nuclear factor 4-alpha-like isoform X1, which translates into the protein MDMADYSDALDPAYTTLEFENMQVLSMGSDSSPAESANMNAANHLGAGTLCAICGDRATGKHYGASSCDGCKGFFRRSVRKNHMYSCRFSRQCIVDKDKRNQCRYCRLKKCFRAGMKKEGIQFIQLHSNAVQNERDRISTRRSSYEDSSLPSINALIQADVLSRQISSPGPILNGDIRTKKIATITDVCESMKQQLLVLVEWAKYIPAFCDLPLDDQVALLRAHAGENLLIGAAKRSMLYKDLLLLGNDHIIPRNCPELEVSRVAVRILDELVLSFQELQIDDNEYACLKAIVFFDPDAKGLSEPGKIKRMRYQVQVSLEDYINDRQYESRGRFGELLLLLPTLQSITWQMIEQIQFVKLFGMAKIDNLLQEMLLGGSTNEAPHTPHSLHPHLVQEHLSNNVIVASNMATSIHNGQISSSSEHYKMAQGVIATVPKNPISIPQPTITKQEAI